A segment of the Candidatus Protochlamydia naegleriophila genome:
AGAAACGGCCAAAAAGCCAACTAAAAGGGCATACGGATGAAATAAATCCTGAAGCTCTCCTGTAAATTCTTTGTATTGATCGAGTTGAATGCCTCGAATCAGATTTCCCAAGGCAACCCCTAAGATCAAAGCAATCAAAAAACTTCCAAGGGCAAATGCCACATCCCATGTCCAACGCCACCAGGCCATTTTTTCTTTACTTCGAAACTCGATTGCCACTGCCCTGAAAATCAAGGCACTCAACAAAGCCATCACTGGTATATAAAAGGCCGACAGCATCGTCGCATAGATATCAGGAAATCCTGCAAACAACGCCCCTCCTGCCGTCACAAGCCACACCTCATTGCCATCCCATACCGGTCCGATGGAATTGAGCATCACGCGCCGCTCGCTATCTTTTTTGGCAAATAAGTGCAGCATGCCAACTCCAAGATCGAATCCATCTAAGATGGCATAACCCGTCAGCAAAATAACAAAAATGGTAAACCAACCAAATTCCAAATTAGAGATCGGAATCATGAGCACCCTCCTCAACTAGATGATGAAGCCCGTGGTAAGGGGTAGATTGATCGCTTCCTTCCTCTTCCGGCCCGTGCTTGATTTTTTCATTCAAAAGATAAATAAATAAAATAAAGAGAAGCGTATAGACCACCATAAACATGAGGATCGAGCCAAAGACGTGATTCGCTGTCACCGATTTAGACAATCCTTCCGAAATGCGCAATAGCCCATAAACAATCCAAGGATAGCGTCCAACCTCGGCACTATACCACCCGGCTTGATTGGCTAACTGAGGGAAAATGGCTGAGAAGGTCATTATCCACAAAAGCCAACGATGAACCTCTAACCGCTTTCTATACCATAAATACAGTCCGGCAACTGCCAAAAAGAGCATGATCGCCCACATGCCAAGCATCAGGCGGTAGACATTAAATAAAGCCGTGACATGAGGCCAATCCTCTTTCGGAACTTGATCCAATCCCTTTACTTCAGCATTGAAATCCCCAAACGACAAATAGCTGAGCAGCTTGGGAATTTGAATAGCATAATCGAGCTTTTGCTCTTTGGCATTGACAACGCCAAACAAAGTAAGAGGTGCGCCAGACTCTGTTTGGTAGAGCGCTTCGAGCGCTGCCAATTTGGCCGGCTGATATTGCGCTACTACTTTTCCGCTGCTATGGCCGGAAAAAGCTTGTAAAATCGATGTTAAAAAAGCGACCCATAATCCAATGATCATCGATTTTTTTGCAAATTCTCGATGCCGATTTTTAAGCAAATAGAAGGCTGAAACGCTGATGACGAGAAAGGCTCCTGCAAGCCAGCACCCCAAGATGACATGCTGGAGACGAACGACAGAGGAGGGATTGAACACCATGCCCCAGAAATCCGTAATTTCAGCCCGTGCCGAGAGGCCTTCTCCAACGATGTGGTATCCTGCCGGCGTTTGCATCCACGCATTAGCTACAACAATCCAGATGGCACTAAAATGTGCCCCCAAACAAACCATGGTAGTGGCAAAAAAGTGGAATTTAGGGCTGACTCGATTCCAGCCAAAAAGCACAACAGCCAAAAAACCAGACTCAAGAAAAAAAGACAAAACCCCTTCTGCCGCTAAAGCGCTCCCAAACACGTCGCCCACGTAGCGGGAATAAGTGGCCCAATTTGTTCCAAATTCAAACTCCATCACAATCCCAGTCGCTACACCAATCGCAAACGTCAAAGCAAACACTTTGGTCCAGAACTGAGCCATGCGCAGGTAAACAGGATTTTTTGTTTTTAAATACGTTCCTTCCATGATCACCATGATCAATCCCAAGCCTATGCTCAGAACCGGATAAATGTAGTGAAACATGATAGTCAAAGCGAACTGAATGCGCGCCAACATTAAAACATCCATGACCTTCACCTAAGCGTAATAAATTTCATATGACCTGAAACCAAATCTGACCCAATCGGGGGGCCGATCAAGAAATGCCAATCATTGTCATTACTAGCCTGCATGATTTCTTCATTTTCAAATGCTGATGTGCATGGCTAGTCAGGCGCCATTCCCTTATATCCTAAAGGAATTTATTTACTCTATATGAAACTTATTGAAAAATGACTGAATTAATCGCTCAGCCCATTTATCTCAGAAAAATAATCGAAACATGAACCAAAATCCATGCATCGATTATATATGTGTGAATGTTCAGGCACTTTGAGTGGTCCTCAGGCGATTCGCTCTTTGAATGAATTAAGAGCATCAAAAATGATGTCTATGTCGAGATTATCCCTCTTTAAAATGGCTTGCAGGATTTTTATCTGATCCCGCCCTCTTTTGGATTTTTCCTTAAATAGCTTCCTATGTCTTCTTTAGCTGATTTAATCAAAGCCTCTCGCTTTTCATCCCTCATCGACGCAATAGCAGCATCAACATTATCGTATGTCGTATAGGTTACCATGTCTTTGCGCCATTCTGCGTAATCTTTGGCCGCAGCAATTGCATGCCCTGTTGCTTCACTCACCTTTTTAGGAGTTGTGCCAAAAG
Coding sequences within it:
- the cydB gene encoding cytochrome d ubiquinol oxidase subunit II, which encodes MIPISNLEFGWFTIFVILLTGYAILDGFDLGVGMLHLFAKKDSERRVMLNSIGPVWDGNEVWLVTAGGALFAGFPDIYATMLSAFYIPVMALLSALIFRAVAIEFRSKEKMAWWRWTWDVAFALGSFLIALILGVALGNLIRGIQLDQYKEFTGELQDLFHPYALLVGFLAVSLFLMHGAIYILMKTEGELHDKMRLRAVPCIIIFIICYATTTMATLIYMPHMIEAFQHRPFFFLIAIINLLAVANIPREINLGRDVRAFISSCVNIICLLALYAIGTYPNVIRSIDQPDQLSLTIYNSASSPLTLKILFVIAMVGVPLVISYTIAIYYIFRGKVKIDPHSY
- a CDS encoding cytochrome ubiquinol oxidase subunit I; the encoded protein is MDVLMLARIQFALTIMFHYIYPVLSIGLGLIMVIMEGTYLKTKNPVYLRMAQFWTKVFALTFAIGVATGIVMEFEFGTNWATYSRYVGDVFGSALAAEGVLSFFLESGFLAVVLFGWNRVSPKFHFFATTMVCLGAHFSAIWIVVANAWMQTPAGYHIVGEGLSARAEITDFWGMVFNPSSVVRLQHVILGCWLAGAFLVISVSAFYLLKNRHREFAKKSMIIGLWVAFLTSILQAFSGHSSGKVVAQYQPAKLAALEALYQTESGAPLTLFGVVNAKEQKLDYAIQIPKLLSYLSFGDFNAEVKGLDQVPKEDWPHVTALFNVYRLMLGMWAIMLFLAVAGLYLWYRKRLEVHRWLLWIMTFSAIFPQLANQAGWYSAEVGRYPWIVYGLLRISEGLSKSVTANHVFGSILMFMVVYTLLFILFIYLLNEKIKHGPEEEGSDQSTPYHGLHHLVEEGAHDSDL